One genomic segment of Nonomuraea coxensis DSM 45129 includes these proteins:
- a CDS encoding DUF1116 domain-containing protein, giving the protein MTFLSAPSRVVTAGAGLLDESLAAQAVATTPVDWRPPLPGTAEALAVVLTDPRRQAANELAARRLTAARPHLVGVRRASEVLSEALAGGAFLHAGPPITWERASGPLRGALIGAMLLEGRAGDEADAERRLAAGEAALRPCHEHGAVGPMAGVVSPSMWMFEVRDEEHGGLAYCSLNEGLGKVLRYGAYGPEVLERLRWMDEVLGPVLAAALAATGPLDLRALVAQALQMGDELHNRNRAATSLLLRELAPAVVEAAPGRAAQVLRFMGGNDHFFLNAGMAAAKAATDAARDVPGSSMVVAMARNGTDFGVQVSGLGGRWFTGPAGVPDGLYLGAYGPQDANPDIGDSTITETSGLGGFAMAAAPAIVRFVGGEVADAVRATRSMYEITLAEHPAYQIPGLGFRGTPVGVDVALVARTGVLPVVNTGIAGRVPGTGQVGAGLVEPPAEAFVTALQALAAATK; this is encoded by the coding sequence ATGACCTTCCTGTCCGCCCCGTCCCGCGTCGTGACCGCCGGGGCCGGCCTGCTCGACGAGTCCCTGGCCGCGCAGGCCGTGGCCACCACCCCGGTGGACTGGCGCCCGCCGCTGCCCGGCACCGCCGAGGCGCTGGCCGTGGTGCTGACCGACCCGCGCAGGCAGGCCGCGAACGAGCTGGCCGCCCGCCGCCTGACCGCCGCGAGGCCGCACCTGGTGGGCGTACGGCGGGCCTCGGAGGTGCTGAGCGAGGCGCTCGCGGGCGGCGCGTTCCTGCACGCGGGTCCGCCGATCACGTGGGAGCGGGCGTCCGGGCCGCTGCGCGGCGCGCTGATCGGCGCGATGCTGCTGGAGGGCCGGGCGGGCGACGAGGCCGACGCGGAGCGCAGGCTGGCGGCCGGCGAGGCGGCGCTGCGGCCCTGCCACGAGCACGGCGCGGTGGGGCCGATGGCGGGCGTGGTGAGCCCGTCGATGTGGATGTTCGAGGTGCGCGACGAGGAGCACGGCGGCCTCGCGTACTGCTCGCTGAACGAGGGCCTGGGCAAGGTCCTGCGCTACGGCGCGTACGGCCCCGAGGTGCTGGAGCGGCTGCGCTGGATGGACGAGGTGCTCGGCCCGGTGCTCGCCGCGGCACTGGCCGCGACCGGGCCGCTCGACCTGCGCGCGCTCGTCGCGCAGGCGCTGCAGATGGGCGACGAGTTGCACAACCGCAACCGCGCGGCCACCTCGCTGCTGCTGCGCGAGCTGGCCCCGGCCGTGGTCGAGGCCGCTCCGGGGCGGGCGGCGCAGGTGCTGCGCTTCATGGGCGGCAACGACCACTTCTTCCTCAACGCGGGCATGGCCGCGGCCAAGGCCGCCACGGACGCGGCCCGCGACGTGCCCGGCTCGTCCATGGTGGTGGCGATGGCGCGCAACGGCACCGACTTCGGCGTGCAGGTGTCGGGGCTCGGCGGGCGCTGGTTCACCGGCCCGGCGGGGGTGCCCGACGGGCTCTATCTCGGCGCGTACGGCCCTCAGGACGCCAACCCCGACATCGGCGACTCCACGATCACCGAGACCTCGGGCCTCGGCGGCTTCGCGATGGCGGCCGCGCCGGCGATCGTGCGTTTCGTGGGCGGCGAGGTGGCCGACGCGGTGCGCGCCACCCGCTCGATGTACGAGATCACGCTCGCCGAGCATCCGGCGTACCAGATCCCGGGGCTCGGCTTCCGCGGCACGCCGGTCGGCGTCGACGTCGCGCTGGTCGCCAGGACGGGCGTGCTGCCGGTGGTCAACACCGGCATCGCGGGCCGCGTCCCGGGAACCGGTCAAGTGGGAGCGGGTCTGGTCGAACCGCCCGCGGAGGCGTTCGTGACCGCTTTGCAGGCATTGGCCGCGGCGACTAAATGA